DNA sequence from the Methanofollis formosanus genome:
GATACCCTGATGATGAAATATAATGACACGTCGTTCCTCTTCTTCAACGAATCATTTGAGCGGGGAGCATGAACCGAAGAGACGGCATGGGGAAAAATTCGTTCGCCATTTTTCTGGTGCTTGCCGTCCTGCGGTGAGCATCTATATATACTCCAATCTCCCAGATCCTCTCGATTAGACGTGGCCATTCACCTCCAGACCGACGATCTCAGACGATTGCAGGAGCGGTCGGCCCGGATCAGAGATAACTTCGGGGTGAAGCGGATCGGGATCTTCGGCTCTGTTGCCAGAGGGGAGGAGACTCCAACGAGTGATATCGACATCCTCGTCGAATTCTCGGAAGGGAAGGCTACGTTCCGGAACTTCATGGCCCTCATCACCTACCTCGAAGACCTCTTCGGCCGGAGGGTGGACCTGATCACCACCGGCGGGATCGACCCCTACCTCAGGCCGTACATCGAAGGCGAGGTGATCTGGTGTGAAGCGTGAAGAGGTCTATCTCACCATGCCGCCGAGCATATACCCCTTCGTCCTGGTTGCACTTTTGCACCCGTTTGCACTCCTTTGCACTCCGGCAGTGCTATGGAACAAGAGCCATTCTGAATTCTATTCTTTCATCAAAGAATTTTAACCGGGATTTGATCCTCATGTGCACCCAGATCCCGATCGCACGCACACCCCCGCAGAGACCCCGACCGATCGAGCGTGCCGGGTGCTCCCTCAATCCGGTGCAATCTAGTACTATAGGAGAGAGAGATCTCTCTCCTCTCTCCTCTAAAGGTACTCGAAGGCCATTTCTCCGTCCGCTTTCATTGCACTTTTTCAGTGCAACTTCGGTGCAAACGGGGTGCAAACATGCAACCATCATCCTAATACCCGGTCGCATAATACCACCCGCCCTCTTCCCTGATATGCACCGGCACATCGAAGAGTCCGCCGATCACCTCGTCGGTCAGCACCTCCTCCTTCGGGCCGTCCCCATAGACCCGCCCGTCCTTCATCATGACCACCCGCGCAATCTCGGGGATGATGTCGTGGAGGTGGTGGGTGACCATGATCACGCCGGTGCCTGAACAGGCGATCTTTCGCAGCACCGAGCGGAAATGATGGAGGGCGTGAAGATCGAGACCTGTGGTGGGTTCGTCGAGGACGAGCGCCTGCGGATCATGGACCAGCGCCCGCCCGATCAGGAACCGCCGCGCCTCGCCGGTGGACATCTCCGTCATGGGACGGTTCCCGAGGTGCTCGACCTCCAGGAACCCGAGGACCTCGTCGGCCCGCTCCTCCATCGCGGCGGTGACCGCATGATGGTAGAGCCCGACACTGGCGAAGAACCCTGAGAGGACCACCTCGCGCCCGGTGATCTCGCGGGAAAAGACGGACTGCAGGTCGGAGGATACGATGCCGAGCATGGAGCGAAGTCCGCTCACGTCCCAGACCTCCTGCCCGAGGATCCTGAACCGCCGGTCTTCCTCCGCCAGCGGGTAATACTCGCGGGTGATCGTCCTGATCAGCGACGACTTCCCGGCGCCGTTCGGCCCGAGGATCGCAAGATGTTCTCCGGCATCGACGGTGAGCGAGAGGGAGTCGATGACTTTTTTGTCCCCTCTCATCACCGTGAGGTTGGCAAAGTCCAGCAACGGAGGGGAGTGCGGGGCCTTCATGGTGTTCTTATCTCCGGTCTGCCCT
Encoded proteins:
- a CDS encoding ABC transporter ATP-binding protein, translated to MKAPHSPPLLDFANLTVMRGDKKVIDSLSLTVDAGEHLAILGPNGAGKSSLIRTITREYYPLAEEDRRFRILGQEVWDVSGLRSMLGIVSSDLQSVFSREITGREVVLSGFFASVGLYHHAVTAAMEERADEVLGFLEVEHLGNRPMTEMSTGEARRFLIGRALVHDPQALVLDEPTTGLDLHALHHFRSVLRKIACSGTGVIMVTHHLHDIIPEIARVVMMKDGRVYGDGPKEEVLTDEVIGGLFDVPVHIREEGGWYYATGY
- a CDS encoding nucleotidyltransferase family protein, producing the protein MAIHLQTDDLRRLQERSARIRDNFGVKRIGIFGSVARGEETPTSDIDILVEFSEGKATFRNFMALITYLEDLFGRRVDLITTGGIDPYLRPYIEGEVIWCEA